In Mastomys coucha isolate ucsf_1 unplaced genomic scaffold, UCSF_Mcou_1 pScaffold20, whole genome shotgun sequence, one DNA window encodes the following:
- the LOC116099919 gene encoding nascent polypeptide-associated complex subunit alpha, muscle-specific form-like gives MGGRPRSEAARTDEAPTGTGGVTPPQVDSAPQANTRASPTPPALPPANTRPKKAPSVPRARLRGRSPPRAASEPPWTSSRLDTCRAPAPRFRAADSGAPPPVLSREPRRRGGRPRGSFTFLPLSPAAEARGALTPPPASLSHPRRRQENPAAQPTLDLTWFKSSLSQDTHSLPGPPPRSRCHR, from the exons ATGGGGGGGCGGCCGAGGTCGGAGGCGGCCCGAACAGACGAAGCGCCGACGGGGACCGGTGGAGTGACACCCCCGCAGGTGGACTCCGCACCCCAAGCTAACACCCGCGCCTCCCCAACCCCCCCAGCACTCCCCCCCGCAAACACCCGCCCGA AAAAGGCTCCCTCAGTGCCGAGGGCCCGTCTCCGCGGCCGGTCCCCGCCCCGAGCGGCCTCGGAGCCGCCGTGGACTAGCTCGCGACTCGACACTTGCCGCGCCCCCGCCCCCCGCTTCCGGGCCGCCGACTCGGGCGCACCCCCGCCCGTCCTAAGCCGTGAGCCGAGAAGACGCGGCGGCCGCCCGCGCGGGTCCTtcacctttctccctctgtctcccgcAGCCGAGGCCCGCGGAGCGCTTACCCCGCCTCCCGCCTCCCTGAGTCACCCGCGACGGCGGCAAGAGAACCCAGCCGCCCAGCCGACTCTAGATCTGACTTGGTTCAAGAGCTCTCTCTCACAAGACACGCACAGCCTCCCGGGCCCGCCCCCTCGGAGCCGCTGCCACCGGTGA